The genomic region AGTTTGTCTTTTTGCCTGTTCAATTCTTGTAGTTCTTTATTTTTCTCGGCAAGCTTATTTTCCGTTTGTTTCTGTTCTGTGATATCCATGAAGGTACTAACTACCCCATCTCGATATTTCACAACTTTGCTGTGATACCAGAATACCTCCCCCTGCTCATTAATGTGCTGATATTGAAACTCTACAGGAGAACCTTCAAGCACTACGGTTTTAAATTGATTCAATATTTTTTCTTTAGCCCTATCAGCAACTGCCGAAGTTATCCTCTGCCCAACAAGCTCTTTCTCCGATGCACCGGTTAAAATTTCCGCTGATTTATTAATTTGGGTAATTTCAAAATCAATAATGATATCCTCAGAATCCCTTACCGCATCAAACACCATAATTCCTCCCGGAGAGGTATTTAGGACGCTTCGAAGAAGCAATTCATGGTTTTTTCGATCTGTTATATTTCTTACGGCTCCTAAATATCGAGGAGCATCTCCGTTCTCAAACTTTGATAACACCGCATTATACCATTGAATTTTCCCCTTAGTCTCAATGCTATAGTCAAAATTATATTGTTTTTGACCTTGATCTAATTTGTGAAAAGCCTCATCTAGCTTTTTAGTTACATGAGGCGGCAATACTTCTTTATAGCTTTTTCCTAAAAAAGCTTCCTTAGGCAGAATTAATTCATCCTCGTGATTCGTAGCTATATAATCTTCTATTATCCCATCCGCAGTGAATACAAAGAGCAAGTCGTGAAAAGCATTCAATATGGATTTTAAATAATCAGTCATAATTAACCAATCTTTGAGGCCCTTCAACATTTCGCCCTTAAATAAATTCAAATGGATACTATCCTATATCCTACGATCCAATTTATTAAGAAGCTCAAGACCCGACCTTAAAGCAACCATCAGGCCAATGCTGAAATTGTTCTAAAATGTACCACGGAAAAGGATCATTTCGAAATCGGCAACCAGAAATCATTCTATACCGACGCTTTACGGTATTATTATCACTTGCCTCTATTTTTTACTCTAAACTCGAAAACATCCGGCCTTGCATAATGACCCACCACGTCAAACATTCGCTTAGCCGCTAAGATATCCTGAAGATTGATATCGGCGTATAAAATACCTTCCTCAGCTTCCAGAGGGCCTGCCAGCAATTGTCCGTTAGGTGCTACAATACAGCTGTTGCCCGTATTGATCCATTCTCTGCCTTCCGGGTACAGCTTTTTAAATTCGTATTCATCCGGTATATCCTCCATTTTCAGCGCCATGCAGGTGCTGATCACAAATAGTCCGCCTTCTCTTGCTACGTGCTGCATGGTTTGCAGCCAATTGGGGCTTTTATCCCATGTCGGGGAAGCTAATATCTGGGTTCCGCTTTCATAAATGGCATTCCTGGCTAAAGGCATAAAATTCTCCCAGCAAATAAGGCCGGCTATCGTTCCGGCTGAAGTGTCATAAGAACGCAAGC from Gracilimonas sp. harbors:
- a CDS encoding carbon-nitrogen hydrolase family protein, with the protein product MIQNIKVAAAQLTPIFLNKGKTVEKACNAISEAGKKGAKLVVFPEAFISGYPDWVWLIPNSKGADLNELYVKLVENAVSIPEVTTDKLCKAAKSAGINVVMGLHERNSETSGASLFNSLLFISDKGKIIGKHRKLIPTGGERLVWSQGAGDSLRSYDTSAGTIAGLICWENFMPLARNAIYESGTQILASPTWDKSPNWLQTMQHVAREGGLFVISTCMALKMEDIPDEYEFKKLYPEGREWINTGNSCIVAPNGQLLAGPLEAEEGILYADINLQDILAAKRMFDVVGHYARPDVFEFRVKNRGK
- a CDS encoding ATP-binding protein, whose product is MTDYLKSILNAFHDLLFVFTADGIIEDYIATNHEDELILPKEAFLGKSYKEVLPPHVTKKLDEAFHKLDQGQKQYNFDYSIETKGKIQWYNAVLSKFENGDAPRYLGAVRNITDRKNHELLLRSVLNTSPGGIMVFDAVRDSEDIIIDFEITQINKSAEILTGASEKELVGQRITSAVADRAKEKILNQFKTVVLEGSPVEFQYQHINEQGEVFWYHSKVVKYRDGVVSTFMDITEQKQTENKLAEKNKELQELNRQKDKLFSVISHDLRNAVAGARGVYDMIFEDFEGLSKEEVFEYLKLVKKRTENTHELLEDLLAWSKNQFQEVTTDLENLSLSDLTDSVFNVIRSNAESKEIELENQVPDTIYVHADANMVKTILRNLIVNGIKFSQSGSKVVVQAKKTSEEVEISVIDEGVGIEEDALKKILNKKSTYTTPGTEGEKGSGLGLDLCIDFAEMHGGTIWVNSEPDNGSVFTFTLPKNKESQ